GGAATTGAAACGAAAGTGTTTTTTACGTTTTTCGGATTAGATGGTATCTTAAAAAGTCGAATGGATAAATTGCATACAGCAACAGTAGGGAATCCTGCTATGCGTATGCCTGGTAACTTGCCTTTTCCAACATTATTAGGTGCTCTACCTTTTGTTGAAGCTGGTGTTTCTAGCATGATGCGAAGTCAGATTGATGATTTGGACATTCCCGTTCCAAGTGAGTTTTTAGAAATGATTACTGCTGGTGGAGGTGAAATTTTTGCCTGTAAACTTGCTGTGGATATGTTTAAACTTAAAAAAGAAGATTTCCATAGTGAAGTAAAAGATATCATTACTATCGGTCAGTTTTACGAGATGGCTACGGGTCAGAATACGCAGATTATTTTTACATAATAACAGATTATTAGTCGGGGGCGCGACTTCAAGTCGCACTCCGACTTTCTCGTAGAAACAAGGTGTTAAGTGAGGGCTTCACTTCAAGTTAGAATTTCCTCAGATTTAACCTAGTAAGATATCTTAAAGGAAAGTGGGGATCTCGACAATCTCTATTTAACATATTCCGTTATTTCGACGAAGCGATTTAAAACACAAAGAGAATCATCAGCACATTTTAAACCGAGGCTGTCGAAGTTTAGCACATTAATTTTATATTTGTTCCAAACATTAATGCATGCCGCGAAATATATATTGCACGCTGAAATATGCAGAATACCAACACAACAAACGCTTAAAAAAAATGACAGGAAAAACATTTGCAGAAAAGATTTTTGGAGCTCCCAAAGGAAGTATTGTTTTTAAAAAACCGGATATTATTTTAACACATGATAATACATCAAGTATTTACAATACTTTCAAGAAAATGAATGGTAAAAAGGTTGCGGATCCAAATCAACAACTTATAGTTTTAGATCATAATGCACCTCCAACTAATGCTAAACTAGCAAACGATTATCAAAAAATAAGAGATATTGTAAAAGAACAAGGTATTTCTAAATTTCATGATGCAGGGAAGGGAATTTGCCATCAGATTATGGCCGATTATGCAAAGCCTAAGATGATTATTGTTGGTAGCGATAGTCATACTTGTACTGCGGGTGCTTTTAATGCTTTTGCGGCAGGAATAGACCGAACGGAAGCGGCCGGTTTATGGAAACAAGGTGAAACTTGGTTTCGTGTACCAGAATCAATCAAGATTACCTTAACAGGAAAACTCCAAGAAGGTGTTTATGCAAAAGATCTGTCTTTATGGATAATAGGAATGATTGGAAGTAGTGGAGCAGATTATATGTCGATAGAATATCATGGTGAAGGTGTTAAAACTTTGAGTATTTCTCAGCGTATGACAATCACTAATTTAGCCTCTGAAATGGGCGCGAAAAATGCTGTTTTTCCCTACGATGAAATTCTAGAAGAACATTTAGGAGAAGCCATGGAATCTATTTGGGCGGATGAAAATGCCATTTATGCTAAAGAAATAGAAATAGATTTAAGCACGCTTTTTCCCGTTATAGCCGTTCCACATCATGTAGATAATGTAAAAGCATTAAGCGAGGTGGTTGGAACTAAAATTCATCAAGCAATGGTAGGTACTTGTACTAATGGTCGTTATGAAGATTTAGAAGAAGCGGCAAAAGTTTTAAAAGGAAATAAACTACCTGATGGATTTCAGATGCTAATTGTTCCCGCATCGCAAAAGATATATCTTCAGGCTTTAAAAAGCGGATTAATAGAAATCTTTATGGAAGCGGGCGCACATGTTTTAGCCTCTTCTTGTGGTCCGTGTTTAGGAACGGGACAGGGTATTCCGGCAGATGGTTACAATGTCATTAGTACAGCAAATAGAAATTTTAAAGGTAGGATGGGAAACAAAAATTCCAATATTTTCTTAGCATCACCGGCGACTGTTGCGCATTCTGCATTAGCCGGTAAAATAGTAGATCCTAGAGGAGAAAAAGCAACAAATGATATTTATCCATATAAATTAGAAGAGGGAAGCACTGTAGAAATTCCAGAAAATGAAGACCGGTATTTATCAGGAATATGGAACTATACAGATGCTGATAATTTGAATACCGATCAAATGTTTGCAGGTAACTTAACTTATAATATTAACAGTTCTGATGCGGAAGCTATTATGCCGTATTTATTTGAGGGTTTTGATACTAGTTTTAGCAAAAGAGTTAAACAGAACGATATTATTGTTGCAGGATATAATTTTGGATGCGGAAGTTCGCGCGAACATCCGGCTGTAGGGTTAAGTTATGCAGGAGTAAAAGCTGTAATTGTAAAATCTGTAAACCGAATTTTTTATCGCTCTTCGGTAAATCAGGGATTACCCATTATTATATTACCCGATGCTGTTGATGCTTATAAA
This Bacteroidales bacterium DNA region includes the following protein-coding sequences:
- a CDS encoding DsrE/DsrF/DrsH-like family protein, yielding MSNTEKKPLDKVLMICAKGNLEDVLATLVMANGAVMEGIETKVFFTFFGLDGILKSRMDKLHTATVGNPAMRMPGNLPFPTLLGALPFVEAGVSSMMRSQIDDLDIPVPSEFLEMITAGGGEIFACKLAVDMFKLKKEDFHSEVKDIITIGQFYEMATGQNTQIIFT
- a CDS encoding 3-isopropylmalate dehydratase large subunit; translated protein: MPRNIYCTLKYAEYQHNKRLKKMTGKTFAEKIFGAPKGSIVFKKPDIILTHDNTSSIYNTFKKMNGKKVADPNQQLIVLDHNAPPTNAKLANDYQKIRDIVKEQGISKFHDAGKGICHQIMADYAKPKMIIVGSDSHTCTAGAFNAFAAGIDRTEAAGLWKQGETWFRVPESIKITLTGKLQEGVYAKDLSLWIIGMIGSSGADYMSIEYHGEGVKTLSISQRMTITNLASEMGAKNAVFPYDEILEEHLGEAMESIWADENAIYAKEIEIDLSTLFPVIAVPHHVDNVKALSEVVGTKIHQAMVGTCTNGRYEDLEEAAKVLKGNKLPDGFQMLIVPASQKIYLQALKSGLIEIFMEAGAHVLASSCGPCLGTGQGIPADGYNVISTANRNFKGRMGNKNSNIFLASPATVAHSALAGKIVDPRGEKATNDIYPYKLEEGSTVEIPENEDRYLSGIWNYTDADNLNTDQMFAGNLTYNINSSDAEAIMPYLFEGFDTSFSKRVKQNDIIVAGYNFGCGSSREHPAVGLSYAGVKAVIVKSVNRIFYRSSVNQGLPIIILPDAVDAYKTGDKLSIDMKKGEVLINEKSFSFEPLPEKLMKIFSAKGLVNFIKEQA